Proteins from one Mycobacterium sp. HUMS_12744610 genomic window:
- a CDS encoding cytochrome P450: MKERLHWLAMHGFVRGVAAIGARRGDLQARLIADPSVAADPVAFYDELRALGPLAKGQVNYLTTDYSLAQELLRSDDFRVVNMGSNLPGPLRWLERRTRDDRLHPLRAPSLLAVEPPDHTRYRKTVSAVFTARAVAALRDRVEQTAAGLLDQLERRSGTSGVVDVVGRYCSQLPVAIISDILGVPEQDRRRVLEFGELAAPSLDIGLPWRQYRSVQDGIAGFHSWLAGHLRQLRRAPSDNLMSQLIQMAESGSTETYLSELELQAIAGLVLAAGFETTVNLLGNGIRMLLDAPQHLDTLRQQPELWPNAVEEILRLDSPVQLTARVALDDVEVAGTPIPRGGLVVVYLAAANRDPAVFTDPHRFDIQRPNAGKHLAFSGGRHFCLGAALARAEGEVGLRTFFERFPEVRAAGAGSRRDTRVLRGWSTLPVALGPAHSMAGVDN; the protein is encoded by the coding sequence ATGAAGGAAAGACTGCACTGGCTCGCGATGCACGGGTTCGTCCGGGGCGTCGCGGCGATCGGGGCCCGGCGGGGCGACTTGCAGGCCCGGCTGATCGCCGATCCGTCGGTGGCCGCGGACCCGGTGGCCTTCTACGACGAACTGCGTGCCTTGGGGCCCTTGGCGAAAGGTCAAGTCAACTATCTGACCACCGATTACTCGCTGGCCCAGGAGTTGCTGCGCTCCGACGACTTCCGCGTGGTCAACATGGGGTCGAATCTGCCGGGGCCGCTGCGGTGGTTGGAGCGCCGCACCCGCGACGACCGGTTGCACCCGCTGCGCGCGCCGTCGTTGCTGGCCGTCGAGCCGCCGGACCACACCCGTTACCGCAAGACGGTGTCGGCGGTGTTCACGGCCAGGGCGGTCGCGGCCCTGCGCGATCGGGTCGAGCAGACCGCCGCCGGACTGCTGGACCAGCTGGAGCGGAGGTCGGGAACCTCCGGGGTGGTCGACGTCGTCGGGCGGTACTGCTCGCAGCTTCCGGTCGCCATCATCAGCGACATCCTGGGTGTGCCCGAGCAGGACCGGCGTCGCGTCCTGGAATTCGGTGAGCTGGCGGCGCCGAGCCTGGACATCGGCTTGCCGTGGCGGCAGTACCGCAGCGTGCAGGACGGCATCGCCGGATTTCACTCCTGGCTCGCCGGCCACCTGCGGCAGCTGCGCCGGGCGCCCAGCGACAACTTGATGAGCCAGCTGATCCAGATGGCCGAAAGTGGTTCTACCGAAACGTATTTGAGTGAACTCGAGCTTCAGGCGATCGCCGGGCTGGTGCTGGCCGCCGGATTCGAGACGACGGTCAACCTGCTGGGCAACGGCATCCGCATGCTGCTGGACGCGCCGCAGCACCTGGACACGCTGCGGCAGCAACCGGAGCTGTGGCCCAACGCCGTCGAGGAGATTCTGCGGCTGGACTCCCCGGTGCAGCTCACCGCGCGGGTGGCGCTCGACGACGTCGAGGTGGCGGGAACGCCGATCCCCCGCGGCGGGCTGGTCGTCGTGTACCTGGCCGCGGCCAACCGCGATCCCGCGGTCTTCACCGACCCGCACCGCTTCGACATCCAGCGGCCCAACGCCGGAAAGCATCTCGCGTTCTCCGGGGGCCGGCACTTCTGCCTGGGCGCCGCCCTGGCGCGCGCCGAGGGCGAGGTCGGGTTGCGGACATTTTTCGAGCGCTTCCCCGAGGTGCGGGCCGCGGGCGCCGGCAGCAGGCGCGACACGCGGGTGCTGCGGGGCTGGTCGACGCTGCCGGTGGCCCTGGGCCCGGCACACTCGATGGCCGGGGTCGACAACTGA
- the ltrA gene encoding group II intron reverse transcriptase/maturase, which produces MSGEPWSGVSLSGLPGVWVAARAHSLVRNRRDPSAWPSSGKDQGYKPMVKSFGGQRESDGVVVPRIGVQHNAPGGKGPDFDHAREVGKREGMAGSARSNYPGGLSPVVADEEPLSCSPVKVRQLQRTLWAAAKQSKGRRFHVLYDRICRGDVLVEAWERVRKNRGAAGMDRVTLVAVEDYGVDRMLRELRHDLCEGVYRPAPARRVEIPKPRGGVRPLGIPTVRDRVAQAAAKLVLEPIFEADFLSCSYGFRPKRSATMAMERLRTGFIEGHRFVVEFDIANFFGEIDHERLLELVGRRVSDRRILKLLRLWLQAGVLVDGVVTRTVAGTPQGGVISPLLANVFLHVLDTELSARGVGELVRYADDGVVLCRSQAQANVALEAVGEILASLGLRLHPEKTKVVDLREGREGLDFLGCHFRARMSGRLWEQQRIVRYYLHRWPSQTAMVRLRTKVRERTGRHRVGADIRDVIADLNPILHGWGNYFRTGNAAEKFRQIDWYVNSRLFRLMVKKRGRNLRAGQADQWTEAWFNGHGLHRLRGTIRYPKAA; this is translated from the coding sequence ATGTCCGGCGAGCCCTGGTCCGGGGTCAGCTTGTCGGGTCTTCCCGGGGTATGGGTGGCGGCACGTGCACATAGTCTGGTTCGGAACAGGAGAGACCCGTCTGCCTGGCCTTCGTCGGGCAAAGACCAGGGGTATAAGCCGATGGTGAAATCCTTTGGAGGGCAGCGGGAGTCCGATGGGGTCGTAGTACCGCGGATCGGCGTGCAACATAACGCGCCGGGAGGGAAGGGCCCCGACTTTGATCATGCGCGTGAAGTGGGTAAGCGTGAGGGCATGGCCGGGTCTGCCCGGTCCAACTACCCCGGTGGGCTATCGCCTGTCGTAGCCGACGAGGAGCCGTTGAGTTGCTCGCCGGTGAAAGTGCGACAACTGCAACGCACGCTATGGGCTGCGGCCAAGCAGTCGAAGGGTCGGCGTTTCCACGTCCTGTATGACCGTATCTGTCGGGGTGACGTCCTGGTGGAGGCGTGGGAACGAGTGCGCAAGAACAGGGGTGCGGCCGGGATGGATCGTGTCACTCTGGTCGCGGTGGAGGATTACGGCGTGGACCGCATGTTGCGTGAGTTGCGCCATGACCTTTGCGAGGGTGTGTATCGTCCCGCGCCAGCCAGGCGTGTGGAGATTCCGAAACCACGAGGTGGTGTGCGGCCGTTGGGGATTCCCACGGTGCGAGACCGGGTGGCTCAGGCGGCGGCCAAGCTGGTGTTGGAACCGATTTTCGAGGCGGACTTTCTGTCGTGCTCGTATGGGTTTCGGCCGAAGCGGTCGGCGACGATGGCGATGGAGCGGTTGCGTACCGGGTTCATCGAGGGTCATCGGTTCGTGGTCGAGTTCGACATCGCCAATTTCTTCGGCGAGATCGACCACGAACGCCTGCTTGAGTTGGTGGGCAGGCGGGTCTCGGATCGCAGAATACTCAAACTGCTGCGTTTGTGGCTGCAAGCAGGGGTGTTGGTCGACGGGGTGGTGACGCGGACGGTCGCGGGCACCCCGCAGGGCGGGGTCATCTCCCCGCTGCTGGCTAACGTCTTCCTGCACGTGCTCGACACTGAACTGTCCGCCCGCGGGGTGGGTGAGTTGGTGCGCTACGCCGATGACGGTGTGGTGCTGTGCCGATCGCAGGCACAGGCGAATGTGGCTCTGGAAGCGGTGGGAGAGATCCTGGCGTCGTTGGGGTTGCGGCTGCATCCGGAGAAGACGAAGGTGGTCGATCTGCGTGAGGGTCGTGAGGGCCTGGATTTTCTGGGTTGTCATTTCCGGGCGCGCATGTCGGGGCGGTTGTGGGAGCAGCAGCGCATTGTGCGCTACTACCTGCACCGTTGGCCCAGCCAAACGGCGATGGTGCGGCTGCGGACGAAAGTTCGTGAGCGTACCGGTCGTCACCGGGTCGGAGCCGATATTCGCGATGTGATCGCGGATCTCAATCCGATCTTGCACGGCTGGGGCAACTACTTTCGGACCGGTAACGCCGCCGAGAAGTTCCGTCAGATCGACTGGTATGTGAATAGTCGGCTGTTCCGCTTGATGGTTAAGAAGCGGGGCCGCAACCTACGCGCAGGCCAGGCCGATCAGTGGACCGAAGCGTGGTTCAACGGGCACGGCCTGCACCGGCTTCGTGGCACTATCCGCTACCCGAAGGCTGCGTAA
- a CDS encoding SRPBCC family protein produces MFDALTDHRGIADYLWACRRSTLDREGTPAPNGVGAIRRLVVIGPPFVEEIIEYERPTRYAYKMLSGAPTRDHVGTVQLRETGAGTEVSWHLRSTLKIPGADRLMLPVFKKVIDELLKGGIAAAERRA; encoded by the coding sequence GTGTTCGACGCCCTGACCGACCACCGCGGGATCGCGGACTACCTGTGGGCATGCCGGCGCAGCACCCTCGATCGCGAGGGCACCCCCGCACCCAACGGTGTCGGCGCGATCAGGCGTCTGGTGGTGATCGGACCCCCGTTCGTCGAGGAGATCATCGAGTACGAGCGACCCACCCGCTACGCGTACAAGATGCTCTCGGGCGCACCGACCCGGGATCACGTCGGCACGGTCCAACTGCGTGAGACGGGGGCCGGGACCGAGGTCAGCTGGCACCTGCGCTCAACGCTGAAGATCCCCGGCGCCGATCGGCTGATGCTGCCGGTGTTCAAGAAGGTCATCGACGAACTCCTCAAAGGCGGCATCGCCGCCGCCGAACGCCGCGCCTGA
- a CDS encoding GmrSD restriction endonuclease domain-containing protein: protein MTTTSDDDDQPATAAGPCDDATAVPAAGQAAPDLAWSQEDPETEPLNRPWRSVWTLAGVAVVCAVVAAVLIAGLGLAGDRGAREESARPGKAEATAPPSPAGFAGPSSSPGSPLPFAPAAPAQSEDAAAAAAELATLAIKGRAPKTGYDRGLFGDAWTDDVTVTGGHNGCDTRDDILARDLADIVRNGDCTVISGVLHDPYSGTTVEFRRGRGTSSLVPVDHVVALLDAWQKGAQQWDAVKRRNFANDPINLQATTRAMNEQKGAGDAATWLPPNKSYRCTYVTRIVDVKAAYGLWVTQAEHDAIARTLTNFGAPAAAPGQPPTDPGAEYVPPPPAPAPDNGLSVYYPNCKAARAAGAAPIYVGQPGYRPGLDRDGDGVACE from the coding sequence ATGACCACCACCAGCGATGACGACGATCAGCCCGCGACGGCCGCAGGGCCATGCGACGATGCGACGGCCGTGCCCGCAGCCGGCCAGGCGGCGCCCGATTTGGCGTGGTCGCAGGAAGATCCCGAGACGGAGCCGCTGAACCGCCCGTGGCGTTCGGTCTGGACTCTGGCCGGTGTCGCCGTGGTGTGTGCGGTGGTGGCCGCGGTCCTGATCGCCGGTCTGGGCTTGGCAGGCGACAGAGGTGCCCGCGAGGAGTCGGCCCGCCCCGGGAAGGCCGAGGCGACCGCACCGCCGTCGCCGGCTGGGTTCGCCGGGCCTTCGTCGTCCCCCGGTTCGCCGTTGCCTTTCGCCCCGGCGGCGCCGGCGCAGTCGGAGGACGCCGCGGCAGCGGCGGCAGAACTCGCCACTCTGGCGATCAAGGGCCGCGCGCCGAAGACCGGATATGACCGCGGCCTGTTCGGCGATGCCTGGACTGACGACGTGACGGTGACCGGCGGGCATAACGGCTGCGACACCCGCGACGACATCCTCGCGCGCGACCTCGCTGACATCGTCCGCAATGGCGACTGCACGGTGATTTCCGGTGTGTTGCACGACCCCTACAGCGGCACCACGGTCGAGTTTCGCCGTGGCCGGGGCACCTCGTCGCTGGTGCCGGTCGACCATGTGGTCGCGTTGTTGGACGCATGGCAGAAGGGTGCGCAGCAGTGGGATGCCGTCAAGCGGCGCAACTTCGCCAACGACCCGATCAATCTGCAGGCCACCACCCGGGCGATGAACGAGCAGAAGGGCGCCGGCGACGCTGCAACGTGGTTGCCGCCCAACAAGTCCTACCGCTGCACCTATGTCACCCGCATCGTCGACGTCAAGGCCGCCTACGGGTTGTGGGTGACCCAGGCCGAACACGATGCGATCGCTCGAACCCTGACGAATTTTGGGGCACCCGCCGCGGCTCCCGGGCAGCCGCCGACGGACCCCGGCGCTGAATATGTTCCGCCCCCTCCAGCGCCGGCACCCGATAACGGGTTGTCGGTGTACTACCCGAACTGCAAGGCAGCACGGGCCGCGGGTGCGGCGCCGATCTATGTCGGACAGCCCGGATATCGACCTGGGCTTGACCGCGACGGCGACGGTGTCGCCTGCGAGTAA
- a CDS encoding nuclear transport factor 2 family protein, whose translation MESTSTVRDVVLGLWQALSRRDWDAVKTFLSDDCLYVDMPVPALAARGPEDIVKRLKMGLEPLAGYENHDGVLVCDGSDVLYGHSETWTFATREQGVLRFVTVHKVEDGKITVWKDYWDMNSLVAFAPPNHFENLANADTSWVFDASALV comes from the coding sequence ATCGAATCCACGAGCACGGTCCGCGACGTCGTCCTCGGGCTATGGCAGGCACTTTCGCGGCGGGACTGGGACGCGGTCAAGACCTTTTTGTCCGACGACTGCCTCTACGTCGACATGCCGGTGCCCGCGCTGGCCGCCCGCGGTCCCGAGGACATCGTGAAGCGGCTGAAGATGGGGCTCGAACCGCTGGCCGGCTACGAGAACCACGACGGCGTGCTGGTGTGCGACGGTTCCGACGTCCTCTACGGGCATTCGGAGACTTGGACTTTCGCGACCAGAGAGCAGGGCGTTCTGCGGTTCGTCACGGTGCACAAGGTCGAGGACGGCAAAATCACGGTCTGGAAAGACTACTGGGACATGAACTCCCTGGTGGCCTTCGCTCCCCCGAACCACTTCGAGAACCTGGCGAATGCGGACACCAGCTGGGTGTTCGACGCGTCGGCACTCGTGTGA
- a CDS encoding excalibur calcium-binding domain-containing protein, producing the protein MAAVGAVAAIAGLGVSAAPAAQADPPYKNCSQAHADGRYNIPRGDAAYAPKLDRDNDGLACEPY; encoded by the coding sequence ATGGCAGCAGTGGGCGCAGTTGCCGCGATCGCCGGCCTCGGAGTGTCTGCCGCACCCGCGGCCCAGGCCGACCCGCCGTACAAGAATTGCTCGCAGGCGCATGCGGACGGGCGCTACAACATCCCGAGGGGGGATGCGGCCTACGCTCCGAAGCTTGACCGCGACAACGACGGACTTGCGTGCGAACCTTATTGA